In Apteryx mantelli isolate bAptMan1 chromosome 16, bAptMan1.hap1, whole genome shotgun sequence, a single genomic region encodes these proteins:
- the C16H16orf96 gene encoding uncharacterized protein C16orf96 homolog, with product MVLGTAGGGGEAEVRRELSAVPRQADVVHWSTLCEALVSEKARAQEPSPEATQELARQALRRLSWLPEQHEAMGIRVTRLESQLQQHANVSTLDNIAAKLEKVQSDIKHLEDEGEKALDFRKDVLDQVGQLQEQRTRLQEAAERLRSDAEDVQSLREMVEHLDVSKADKALLEKGLDIKADKAELETKVSQEELQSATAQLSDMMHDLLQKMSLQDQDWQKALEKLVSDMDSKLDHMVLDPLRAQLERVWKFTKKYLCQGPPFNANSAAGFKRQLFERVKCISCDRPVTMAPRPHLVTVRKANVLVQPRPASANSYKYLARQALAREGEGSVAASQGPSTARQRWPGNMSTTSPARQLSTSSSLTTICPYGDPAAFAAENTEVDILGINGVLYKGRLCSGTTNTTVALERDFPGMKTFQLPSQQAAEKMRPAKYGSRYVSPYSCAAMWAKAPTSGGRRQDIAGGGSVAGI from the exons atggtgctgggcactgctggaggTGGAGGCGAG GCGGAGGTGCGGAGGGAGCTGAGCGCCGTGCCCCGGCAGGCCGACGTGGTGCACTGGAGCACCCTCTGCGAGGCGCTCGTCAGTGAG aaagcCCGTGCCCAGGAGCCCAGCCCGGAGGCCACGCAGGAGCTGGCCCGCCAGGCCCTGCGCAGGCTGAGCTGGCTGCCGGAGCAGCACGAGGCCATGGGCATCCGCGTCACCCGCCTCGAGAGCCAGCTGCAGCAGCACG CCAACGTCAGCACCTTGGATAACATAGCTGCCAAACTGGAGAAGGTGCAGAGTGATATAAAGCACCTGGAGGACGAAGGAGAGAAG GCGTTGGACTTCCGCAAGGATGTGCTGGACCAAGTGgggcagctgcaggagcagcgCACCAGGCTGCAGGAGGCTGCGGAGCGGCTCCGGAGTGACGCTGAGGACGTCCAG AGCCTGCGTGAGATGGTGGAGCATCTGGACGTGAGCAAAGCAGACAAGGCCCTGCTGGAGAAGGGCTTGGACATT AAAGCAGACAAGGCTGAGCTGGAGACCAAAGTGAGCCAGGAGGAGCTGCAAAGCGCCACAGCCCAGCTGAGCGACATGATGCACGACCTGCTGCAGAAGATGTCTCTGCAGGACCAGGACTGGCAGAAAGCCCTGGAGAAGCTCGTCAGTGACATGGACTCCAAG CTGGACCACATGGTGTTGGACCCCCTGCGGGCACAGCTGGAGCGAGTGTGGAAGTTCACCAAGAAGTACCTGTGCCAGGGCCCCCCCTTCAACGCCAACAGCGCCGCTGGCTTTAAGAG GCAGCTCTTTGAGCGGGTGAAGTGCATCTCCTGCGACAGACCCGTGACGATGGCCCCCAGGCC GCACTTGGTGACCGTCCGAAAGGCCAACGTGCTCGTCCAGCCCCGGCCGGCCAGTGCCAACAGCTACAAGTACTTGGCGCGCCAGGCGCTGGCAAG GGAGGGCGAAGGGAGCGTCGCAGCCAGCCAGGGCCCCAGCACGGCGCGGCAGCGCTGGCCCGGCAACATGTCCACCACGAGTCCCGCCAGGCAGCTGtccacctccagctccctcaCCACCATCTGCCCCTACGGAGACCCTGCCGCCTTCGCCGCCGAGAAC ACCGAAGTGGATATTTTGGGCATCAACGGGGTGCTGTACAAGGGCAGACTGTGCTCAGGGACCACCAACACGACTGTTGCCCTGGAAAGGGACTTCCCAG GAATGAAGACCTTCCAGCTTCCTTCCCAGCAGGCTGCGGAGAAGATGCGCCCCGCGAAGTACGGCAGCCGTTACGTGTCCCCGTACTCAT GCGCTGCCATGTGGGCGAAGGCCCCGACCTCGGGAGGCCGGCGGCAGGATATCGCAGGTGGCGGCAGCGTGGCAGGCATCTGA
- the UBALD1 gene encoding UBA-like domain-containing protein 1: MDELKHQVMINQFVLTAGCAADQAKQLLQAAHWQFETALSAFFQETNIPYSHHHQMMCTPANTPATPPNFPDALTMFSRLKASESFNSSSPVASMATSPPPPAPPLPQHGAFNPAWPAASPPGQQQSMWTPAPPAQPAGWPAAVSQQATAEQKANVTMEAER, translated from the exons aTGGACGAGCTCAAGCACCAGGTGATGATCAACCAGTTCGTGCTGACGGCGGGCTGCGCCGCCGACCAGGCCAAGCAGCTGCTCCAGGCGGCCCACTGGCAGTTCGAG ACTGCGCTCAGCGCTTTTTTCCAAGAAACAAACATCCCCTACAGCCACCACCATCAGATG ATGTGCACTCCCGCCAACACGCCGGCCACGCCACCCAACTTCCCCGACGCCCTCACCATGTTCTCCCGCCTCAAGGCCTCCGAGAGCTTCAACAGCAGCAGCCCCGTGGCCTCCATGGCGacttcgccgccgccgccggccccgccgctgccccagcACGGCGCCTTCAATCCCGCCtggcccgccgcctccccccccggccagCAGCAGAGCATGTGGACTCCGGCGCCGCCAGCGCAGCCCGCGGGCTGGCCCGCCGCCGTCTCCCAGCAGGCCACGGCAGAACAGAAGGCCAACGTGACCATGGAGGCAGAGAGATGA